A part of Saimiri boliviensis isolate mSaiBol1 chromosome 13, mSaiBol1.pri, whole genome shotgun sequence genomic DNA contains:
- the NAPG gene encoding gamma-soluble NSF attachment protein isoform X2: protein MMLKEMQKLPEAVQLIEKASMMYLENGTPDTAAMALERAGKLIENVDPEKAVQLYQQTANVFENEERLRQAVELLGKASRLLVRGRRFDEAALSIQKEKNIYKEIENYPTCYKKTIAQVLVHLHRNDYVAAERCVRESYSIPGFNGSEDCAALEQLLEGYDQQDQDQVSDVCNSPLFKYMDNDYAKLGLSLVVPGGGIKKKSPATPQAKPDGVTATAADEEEDEYSGGLC from the exons ATGATGTTGAAG GAGATGCAGAAACTACCAGAAGCTGTTCAGCTAATTGAGAAAGCCAGCATGATGTATCTAGAAAATGGCACCCCAGATACAGCAGCCATGGCTTTGGAGCGAGCTGGAAA GCTTATAGAAAATGTTGATCCAGAAAAGGCTGTGCAGTTATATCAACAGACAGCTAATGTGTTTGAA AATGAGGAACGCTTACGACAGGCAGTTGAATTATTAGGAAAAGCCTCCAGACTACTAGTACGAGGACGTAG GTTTGATGAGGCGGCACTCtctattcagaaagaaaaaaatatttataaggaaATTGAGAATTACCCAACTTGTTATAAG aaaacaattgCTCAAGTCTTAGTTCATCTACACAGAAATGACTATGTAGCTGCAGAAAGATGTGTCCGGGAGAGCTATAG CATCCCAGGGTTCAATGGCAGTGAAGACTGTGCTGCGCTGGAACAGCTTCTTGAAGGTTATGACCAGCAAGACCAAGATCAAGTGTCAGATGTCTGCAACTCACCACTTTTCAAATACATGGACAATGAT TATGCTAAGCTGGGCCTGAGTTTGGTGGTTCCAGGAGGGGGAATCAAGAAGAAATCACCTGCGACACCACAGGCCAAGCCTGATGGCGTCACTGCCACAGCTGCTGATGAAGAGGAAGACGAATACTCAGGCGGACTATGCTAG